One region of Coffea eugenioides isolate CCC68of unplaced genomic scaffold, Ceug_1.0 ScVebR1_110;HRSCAF=484, whole genome shotgun sequence genomic DNA includes:
- the LOC113754915 gene encoding uncharacterized protein LOC113754915: MALLGYNQIRLAGENEELTPFRTPKGIYCYKVMPFGLKNAGATYQKAMQSIFDDMLHKNIECYVDDLVVKSQKRSNHLEDLRLVFDRLRRYQLKMNPLKCAFGVPSKKFLDFVVRHRGIEIDQAKIDAILRMPESCDIHELKSLQGRLAYLRRFISNLAGRCQPFSRLMKKDVPFKWVETCSNAFNNIKSYLMKTPVLAPPIHEKPLLLYIAAQERSVRALLAQENNEGKKVALYYLNRMMTPNELNYSSIEKLCLALIFTIKKLKHYFQAHSVRLIFWANPIKYVMSRPMLSDRLARWYLQLQPFEIIYVPQKAVKGQVLADFLSDHPIPAEWELSDDLPDESVLLIEIRPPWKMYFDGAAHSHGTGARNVFVTPDRGILLYSFTLSQHCSNNVAEYQALILGFEIAVDMEQLNIQIYGDSQLVVNQLLGSYEVKKSELIPYHKYATRLMRRLGGVSIKQVPRRENKQVDALAALVSSLTMLNHEIQVRVCQKWVVSSLIDDKDIEGGDAHVVSTYEIDKEDWRQPLVDYLKYQKLPEEQRRRTDICRRAPRFILYKDMLYRKSFEGVLLRCLSEDEAYRAMHEAHSGICGAHQSGPKLHFRIKRMGYYWPTMVKNCIEYAQKCQVCQFHANYIHQPPEPLHPTVVSWPFDAWGLDVVGPLPKSSGQHLYILAATDYFAKWTEAIPLKQVRKEDVVNFIRVSIIYRYGVPRYIITDNEESFSNSLMDKLCEKFHLRQRKSSMYNAPVNGIAEAFNKTLCNLLKKVMAKSKKDWHERIGETLWTYRTTYRTPTQATPYVLVYGVEVVLPLEQQIPSLRIAIQEGLTEEKNVRLLLEELEALDEKRLEAQQNLECYQTRLSRAFNKKVRRRSFQVGAWYLPFESQ, translated from the coding sequence ATGGCTCTTCTTGGATATAATCAAATTCGATTGGCAGGTGAGAATGAGGAGCTCACTCCATTTCGTACTCCTAAGGGTATTTATTGTTATAAAGTAATGCCCTTTGGTCTCAAAAATGCTGGAGCCACATATCAAAAAGCAATGCAAAGTATCTTTGATGACATGCTTCATAAAAATATCGAGTGTTATGTGGATGATTTAGTTGTTAAATCACAGAAAAGAAGTAATCACTTGGAGGACTTGAGACTAGTATTTGATCGGCTGAGAAGGTATCAACTCAAAATGAACCCTCTCAAGTGTGCATTTGGAGTCCCGTCGaagaaatttcttgattttgtggttCGCCATCGaggtattgaaattgatcaggCCAAAATTGATGCTATATTGAGGATGCCTGAATCTTGTGACATTCATGAATTGAAAAGTCTTCAAGGACGATTAGCTTATCTGCGGAGATTTATCTCAAATTTAGCAGGAAGGTGTCAACCATTTAGTCGCTTGATGAAGAAAGATGTGCCATTTAAATGGGTTGAGACATGTAGTAATGCATTCAATAACATTAAGTCTTATCTTATGAAAACACCTGTGTTGGCTCCACCTATTCATGAAAAGCCATTACTCCTTTATATTGCTGCCCAAGAACGGTCGGTGAGGGCATTGCTCGctcaagaaaataatgaaggaaaaaagGTTGCCCTTTATTATTTAAATAGAATGATGACCCCCAACGAACTAAACTACTCGTCAATTGAAAAGTTGTGTTTAGCCCTTATTTTTACAATAAAGAAGTTAAAGCACTACTTTCAAGCGCATAGTGTGAGGCTCATTTTCTGGGCGAATCCCATAAAATATGTGATGAGCAGACCAATGCTGTCCGACCGTCTAGCTAGATGGTATCTTCAATTACAAccatttgaaattatttatgtgCCTCAAAAAGCTGTGAAAGGACAAGTTCTGGCAGATTTTCTTTCTGATCACCCGATACCTGCTGAATGGGAACTAAGTGATGACCTACCAGATGAGAGTGTACTCCTTATCGAGATTCGTCCACCATGGAAAATGTATTTTGATGGTGCTGCTCATAGTCATGGGACTGGAGCGAGGAATGTATTCGTGACTCCTGATAGAGGGATATTGCTATACTCTTTTACTTTAAGTCAACATTGTTCAAACAATGTCGCTGAGTATCAAGCTCTCATACTCGGATTTGAAATAGCTGTTGACATGGAACAGTTGAACATTCAAATCTATGGTGACTCTCAATTAGTGGTTAACCAACTCTTGGgaagttatgaagtcaaaaaGTCCGAGTTAATTCCGTATCACAAATATGCAACGCGACTAATGAGGCGGCTTGGAGGTGTAAGTATTAAGCAAGTTCCTAGAAGGGAAAATAAGCAAGTTGATGCATTAGCTGCGCTAGTCTCTTCACTTACCATGCTGAATCATGAGATACAAGTTCGTGTATGCCAAAAGTGGGTAGTTTCATCACTAATTGATGATAAAGATATTGAAGGAGGCGACGCTCATGTGGTCTCAACCTATGAAATTGACAAAGAAGATTGGAGACAACCCCTCGTTGATTATCTCAAGTATCAAAAACTACCTGAGGAGCAACGTAGGAGAACTGACATCTGTCGCCGTGCCCCTCGTTTTATCTTGTATAAAGATATGTTGTACCGAAAATCATTTGAAGGTGTACTGTTGCGCTGTCTGAGCGAAGACGAGGCATATCGAGCGATGCACGAGGCACATTCTGGAATATGTGGAGCTCATCAATCCGGTCCCAAATTACATTTTCGGATTAAAAGGATGGGGTACTATTGGCCTACTATGGTAAAAAATTGCATAGAATATGCTCAAAAATGTCAAGTTTGCCAGTTTCATGCAAATTACATTCATCAACCACCTGAGCCGTTACACCCGACCGTTGTTTCTTGGCCTTTTGATGCTTGGGGTCTTGATGTTGTGGGGCCATTACCAAAGTCGTCCGGtcaacatttatatatattagcTGCGACCGACTACTTTGCTAAATGGACTGAAGCCATACCACTCAAGCAAGTTAGAAAGGAAGATGTGGTGAATTTTATTCGGGTGAGTATTATTTACCGTTATGGAGTTCCCCGGTACATTATCACTGATAATGAAGAATCCTTCTCAAATAGCTTGATGGATAAgttgtgtgaaaaatttcatctcaGGCAACGCAAGTCTTCCATGTATAATGCCCCCGTCAATGGTATTGCAGAGGCATTTAACAAAACTTTATGTAACTTGTTGAAAAAAGTGATGGCTAAATCAAAGAAAGATTGGCACGAAAGAATAGGCGAAACTCTTTGGACTTATCGCACCACATATCGAACTCCAACGCAAGCCACACCATATGTCTTAGTCTATGGTGTAGAAGTTGTCCTGCCTCTTGAGCAACAAATTCCTTCTTTGAGAATTGCTATCCAAGAAGGGCTCACGGAAGAAAAAAATGTTCGCCTGCTCCTTGAAGAATTGGAAGCTTTAGATGAAAAGAGATTGGAAGCCCAACAAAATCTCGAATGCTATCAAACCCGTCTCTCTAGAGCTTTTAATAAGAAAGTTCGGCGTCGCTCCTTTCAAGTCGGGGCATGGTACTTGCCGTTCGAAAGTCAATAG
- the LOC113754917 gene encoding 5'-3' exoribonuclease 3-like has protein sequence MGVPSFFRWLVQRYPKIVSDANSDENHHGLEFDNLYLDMNGIIHPCFHPEDMLFPPTTFEDVFSNIYEYIDQLFNIVKPRKLLYMAIDGVAPRAKMNQQRARRFRTAKDNEAAEEVETKLRKKFEREGKKVLPREESELSDSNIITPGTEFMYLLSKKLQNYIKRRMTTDSRWGKIKVILSDANVPSEGEHKIMSFIRAQRSSEGYDPNTQHCLYGLDADLIMLALATHEVHFSILREDVLVHEEILNGVSELERSAHKAESYSGKCRGWFKQVVDKSESVPKPASCHIEVVSASEKSDRCSEASKKLNRRLPVMKKPFQYLHIWLLREYLHIDLNISDPPENLNIDLERIIDDFIFICFFTGNDFLPHMPTLEIHEGAIDLLMYVYKKEMKNLGGYLVDTHWIEDKKGRYIKLKRVEKFILSVGEYEEKIFKKRLEIKERKLRRIQSELLNAQDTEDDGCIEANLWSSLGNTDNAFQDRKMSEIVDSTSGLDEKDISLTDYSEVLNNTKELMQELKDRIQHQSDTFRNGGLFSDKVKLGVQGWKKRYYEVKFSAKTDEVEQRRRSLVAKYTEGLCWVLKYYFSGVPSWTWFYPFHYGPFASDLKGLTQVNVKFQKGLPLKPFDQLLAVLPPKSCHALPEAYKRLMVDADSSILEFYPARFETDADGKRFMWQAICKLPFIQEDRLLVETKKAETELKDHEKERNAETADQLFIGSSSGLGEQISSVYKNCTSFMQNDYIKINDMLNDGLSGFMHLCEADQDVFCAFYKLPSDYVPKWHLAEGVNIPEESISEADIVKRELWHEYNGSAPNRALVNRNHVQKSSLKNKEPAVISKFAGTGWSVGRGKLNNSTTQRGPVPALKSYAHCVGNSSFPSSSTSTSASGLNWRPEKLSNTSASDNSWSRWQNTDKDSWQSSSTSNASPAWRQSQPFSCASPGQQVHGRGQYFKSSNSCASPQQQVHGRGQYFHKSSNSSASPRQQVHGRGEYVDKSSHSAWNTGSRYGRNNGERW, from the exons ATGGGAGTTCCATCATTTTTCCGATGGTTAGTTCAAAGATATCCAAAGATAGTATCTGATGCTAATTCAGATGAAAATCACCATGGCTTAGAGTTCGATAATCTGTACCTTGACATGAATGGAATCATTCATCCCTGTTTCCATCCAGAAGATATG TTGTTTCCTCCGACTACATTTGAAGATGTGTTCTCCAACATCTACGAGTATATCGACCAACTCTTCAACATCGTTAAACCCCGTAAACTTTTGTACATGGCCATAG ATGGGGTGGCTCCCCGAGCCAAGATGAATCAACAAAGAGCAAGACGGTTTCGAACCGCAAAGGATAATGAAGCTGCT GAAGAGGTGGAAACGAAGCTGaggaaaaaatttgaaaggGAAGGCAAGAAGGTTTTGCCTCGAGAAGAATCAGAATTGTCTGATTCCAATATTATCACTCCAGGCACAGAATTTATGTACTTATTGTCTAAGAAACTGCAAAACTATATTAAGCGCCGGATGACTACTGATTCGCGCTGGGGCAAAATCAAG GTGATTCTCTCGGATGCAAATGTTCCTAGCGAAGGGGAACATAAGATAATGTCTTTCATTCGTGCTCAGCGCAGCAGTGAAGGTTATGATCCGAATACTCAGCATTGTCTATATGGCCTG GACGCGGATTTAATCATGCTTGCTTTGGCAACGCATGAGGTGCATTTTTCGATATTGAGAGAG GATGTTCTCGTTCACGAGGAAATATTAAATGGAGTGTCAGAACTTGAACGTAGTGCCCACAAAGCAGAATCATATTCAGGAAAGTGTAGGGGATGGTTTAAGCAG GTTGTAGACAAGTCAGAATCAGTGCCAAAGCCCGCTTCCTGCCACATTGAGGTAGTATCAGCGTCAGAGAAATCAGACAGATGCAGTGAAGCGAGCAAAAAATTAAATAGAAGATTGCCTGTGATGAAAAAACCTTTTCAG TATTTGCATATCTGGCTCCTCAGGGAGTACCTGCATATCGATCTGAACATAAGCGATCCTCCTGAGAATCTGAACATAGATTTGGAGCGTATAATCGATGACTTCATATTCATCTGTTTCTTCACTGGCAATGACTTCTTACCGCACATGCCCACTCTAGAAATCCATGAG GGTGCAATTGATTTACTGATGTATGTTTATAAGAAAGAGATGAAGAATCTTGGTGGATACTTGGTTGATACACATTGG ATTGAGGACAAGAAAGGCAGATATATAAAATTGAAAAGGGTTGAGAAATTTATACTTTCAGTGGGTGAGTATGAagaaaaaatattcaagaaaagaTTAGAAATCAAGGAAAGAAAGCTCAGGAGGATCCAATCAGAACTTTTGAATGCT CAGGACACTGAAGATGATGGATGTATTGAAGCAAATTTGTGGAGCAGCTTAGGAAATACCGATAATGCATTTCAGGATAGAAAAATGTCGGAGATTGTGGATTCTACAAGTGGTTTAGATGAAAAAGATATTTCTTTAACTGATTATTCTGAA GTTCTGAACAATACAAAAGAGTTAATGCAAGAGTTGAAAGATCGCATCCAGCACCAGTCAGATACATTCAGAAATGGTGGCCTTTTTTCAGATAAG GTAAAACTGGGTGTTCAAGGATGGAAAAAGAGATACTATGAAGttaaattttctgcaaaaacaGATGAGGTGGAACAGAGACGTAGATCGTTG GTAGCGAAGTACACTGAAGGACTGTGTTGGGTCCTAAAGTACTACTTTTCTGGAGTTCCATCATGGACTTG GTTTTATCCATTTCATTATGGTCCATTTGCTTCGGACCTAAAAGGCCTTACTCAAGTGAATGTGAAATTTCAAAAAGGTCTACCTCTGAAACCTTTTGATCAGCTCTTGGCTGTCCTCCCTCCAAAAAG TTGCCACGCTCTTCCTGAAGCATACAAGAGACTTATGGTTGATGCAGATTCAAGTATTCTTGAATTTTATCCAGCCC GTTTTGAGACGGATGCAGATGGAAAGCGCTTCATGTGGCAG GCTATATGCAAGTTACCATTCATTCAAGAAGACCGCCTCCTAGTAGAGACTAAAAAGGCTGAAACAGAATTAAAG GACCATGAGAAAGAGAGGAATGCTGAGACTGCTGATCAATTGTTCATAGGGAGTTCAAGTGGTTTGGGTGAACAAATTAGTTCAGTCTACAAAAATTGCACATCTTTCATGCAGAATGATTATATCAAGATCAATGACATGTTGAA CGATGGACTGAGTGGGTTCATGCATCTTTGTGAAGCAGATCAAGATGTCTT CTGTGCATTCTACAAGCTTCCTTCGGACTATGTGCCTAAATGGCATCTTGCGGAAGGAGTAAATATTCCAGAGGAG TCAATATCTGAAGCAGATATAGTGAAGAGAGAGCTTTGGCATGAATACAATGGCAGCGCTCCCAACAGAGCATTGGTGAATAGGAACCATGTTCAGAAATCTAGCCTAAAGAACAAAGAACCTGCAGTCATCAGCAAATTTGCTGGCACTGGATGGAGTGTTGGCAGAGGAAAACTTAACAACTCTACTACTCAAAGAGGGCCAGTTCCAGCTTTGAAGTCATATGCTCATTGTGTAGGAAACAGTTCCTTTCCATCATCAAGTACCTCAACTTCTGCTAGCGGTCTTAACTGGAGGCCTGAAAAACTATCAAATACTTCTGCATCAGATAATAGCTGGAGCAGATGGCAAAATACGGACAAGGACTCGTGGCAGTCTAGTTCTACAAGTAATGCAAGTCCTGCTTGGAGGCAGAGCCAGCCATTTTCTTGTGCATCCCCTGGGCAGCAGGTTCATGGGAGAGGCCAATATTTTAAATCTTCTAATTCTTGTGCATCCCCGCAGCAACAGGTTCATGGGAGAGGCCAATATTTTCACAAGTCTTCTAATTCTTCTGCATCCCCTCGGCAACAGGTTCATGGGAGAGGCGAATATGTTGACAAATCTTCTCATAGTGCTTGGAACACTGGAAGCAGATACGGAAGGAACAATGGTGAACGGTGGTAG